TCCTCGTGTTCGTCGTGATCCGTGTGCTCCCCGGCGATCCCGCGCTGATCATCATGGGCACCGAGGGAAGCCCCGCGGCCGTCGCGCGCCTGCGCGAGGCGCTGGGCCTCGACCGGCCGCTCGCGGTCCAGTACGCGGACTGGCTCGGCCGCGCGCTGGCCGGCGACCTCGGCGTGTCGATCCAGTACGACGTGTCGGTGGGGCGGCTCATCCTGAGCCGCCTGCCGCTCACGCTCCCGCTGATGGCGATGGCCGCGGCGCTGATGGTCCTCACCGCGCTGCCGCTCGGCCTCTACGCGGCGACGCATCACCGGCGCGCCGGCGACTACGCGGCGATGGCCATTTCGCAGCTCGGCATCGCGGTGCCGTCGTTCTGGGCGGGCCTCCTGCTGATCCTCCTCTTCTCGGTCCGCCTCGGCTGGGTGCCGTCGGGCGGCTTCGAGGGCTGGTCGCGCGGTGTGTGGCCGGGCGTGCGGTCGCTCCTCTTGCCGGCGCTCGCGCTCGGCTTCTTCCAGGCCGCCGTGCTCGTGCGCGCCACACGCTCGTCGGTGCTCGACGTCCTGCGCGAGGACTACGTGCGCACGGCGCGCGCCAAGGGCGTGAGCGAGGCGGCGGTGCTCGGCAGGCACGCGCTCCGGAACGCGCTGATCCCGGTCGTCACCGTCGCCGGCATCCAGCTCGGCCAGCTCATGGCGGGCTCGATCATCCTCGAGTCGGTCTTCGCCCTGCCCGGGCTCGGGCGCCTGGCGCTCGGCGCGATCACCGCGCGCGACCTGCCCGTCGTCCAGGGCGTGACGCTCTTCGTTGCCTCCTGCATCGTCGTCATCAACTTCGCCGTGGACCTCGTCTACGGCCTCCTCGATCCGCGGATCCGCTATGAATAGCCGGCGCCGGAGGCGGCCGCTCAGGCATCTGACGTTCGCGCTCGGCGTCGCGGTCACCGCGCTCCTGGTCCTGACCGCGGCGCTCTCGCTCGTCTACACGCCGGACGATCCGCTCGCCATGTCCATCACGGGGCGGCTCCAGGGGCCGTCGGCGGACCACCCGTTCGGCACCGACCAGTACGGGCGCGACGTGCTGTCGCGCGTGATGCGCGGTGCGGTCACCTCGATCGCGGTCGGCGTGATCGCGGTGGGGATCGGCGCCGCGGTCGGAGTCCTGCTCGGCATCGCGAGCGGCTACGCGCGCGGGTGGCTCGACGAGGCGTGCATGCGACTCATCGACGCGCTGCAGGGGTTCCCCGCGATCCTGTCGGCGCTCCTGTTCGCGGCCGTGTTCGCGCCGGGCGTCGTGATCAGCATGGTCGCGATCG
The sequence above is drawn from the Candidatus Methylomirabilota bacterium genome and encodes:
- a CDS encoding ABC transporter permease, which gives rise to MRRYVLRRVATLVATLVFVSVLVFVVIRVLPGDPALIIMGTEGSPAAVARLREALGLDRPLAVQYADWLGRALAGDLGVSIQYDVSVGRLILSRLPLTLPLMAMAAALMVLTALPLGLYAATHHRRAGDYAAMAISQLGIAVPSFWAGLLLILLFSVRLGWVPSGGFEGWSRGVWPGVRSLLLPALALGFFQAAVLVRATRSSVLDVLREDYVRTARAKGVSEAAVLGRHALRNALIPVVTVAGIQLGQLMAGSIILESVFALPGLGRLALGAITARDLPVVQGVTLFVASCIVVINFAVDLVYGLLDPRIRYE
- a CDS encoding ABC transporter permease, encoding MNSRRRRRPLRHLTFALGVAVTALLVLTAALSLVYTPDDPLAMSITGRLQGPSADHPFGTDQYGRDVLSRVMRGAVTSIAVGVIAVGIGAAVGVLLGIASGYARGWLDEACMRLIDALQGFPAILSALLFAAVFAPGVVISMVAIGIAFVPAFARLTRAGFLELAPREFVLAAQALGARDARLIARHIFPNTLPPLIIQATTSFPVAILAEAALAYLGLGTQPPHPSWGLMLKDAQNFLSLNPWFAVFPGGAIALTVLGLNLLGDGLRDLLDPKTG